Sequence from the Meles meles chromosome 10, mMelMel3.1 paternal haplotype, whole genome shotgun sequence genome:
AGGCAGGAAAAGAATATGTGGAACACactgtgaaagagagaaaaaagcagttaatgaaggaaggaaaacctACAAATGTGGAGGAAGACGACCCTGAGCTGTTCAAACAAGCAGTATATAAACAAACCATGAAACTCTCTGCCGAGctggaaattaaaaggaaagagagagaagccaaagAGATGCATGAAAGGAAGCgacaaagggaagaagagattgAAGCTCAAGAAAAAGCCAAACGAGAAAGGGAGTGGCAGAAAAACTTTGAGGAAAGTCGACATGGTCGTGTGGACAGCTGGCGAAACTTCCAAGCAAAtacaaaggggaagaaagagaagaaatatcgGACCTTCCTGAGACCACCGAAAGTAAAAATGGAGCAGCGTGAGTGACCAGCTGGGCTCACTGCCACGGAACCTTCCCACAGTGTCTCCCCTCCTGCTTTGAAGGACTCATTCTTTCCTCCCATTGCCACCCCAACATAGAGTAGTAGTtgctttttgtccattttgttttcaATACAATTTAATATCAATCAGAGTAATTCTTTTGTACATTGAAATGAGGGgctcagttaaaaacaaaaccttcccccatcccctacccccagATCAACCAGGACTGGAAGGTGCCGCTGTGAGTGTTACCTTCTCTTCCCACAGCCTGTAACTTAATGTTTTGTACTTCACTGAATTGTGATGGTTAGAAACTTCGTGGATAGTTTGTGGAAATTATCCAATTAAacatattgctttaaaaaaaaaaaaaaagactcaatttCAGCCAGCAACCTGAATGAACTCACAAGAGGACTCTTCCATTAGAATCTTCAGAATAAGGAGCCAGCTTGGCTGATATATCAGTCTTGCGAGACCTGAAGCAGAGAACTCAGTTGTGTCTCTCTAGATTTGTGATGTACAGAATCATGAGGTAATAAATAGGTGGTGTTTTaagctaagtttttttttttttccatgataaTAACTAacctttattcattctttcaacaaataattactgGACATCTATTTGTATGTGCTACGTTGGTCTAAAGAGCCCAGTAGTGAACAAGAAAACATGTCCATCTTTGTGGAGCTTACAACCTACTAGGGTAGACagaatcaacaagaaaatatataatatcagGTAGTGTTTGAGactaagaaggaaaaatacatcAAGATGAGGAGCTAGAAAGTAAGAAAAGGTGTTATTTTAAACACCTGAGGCATACACAAGGACAGATTtagactgttttgttttgctgcatTAAGTACTAAGGCAGGCAACTGTGTTAAGCACCTTAAAGAGATCAAGGCATTGTTATCTCAGTGATAGGAATTGCTAGCATCTTATTTTGCAGATGATAAAACTGAAGTTAGAGAtgctaagtaacttgtccaaggttagACGGCTAGGCAGAACCAGGATATGGACCCTGGCAGTCTGGCTATTACCCATTTCTGTATTaattttaagctactaagttttaAAGTATCTCTGAAAGGACCTCAAGTCTAAGAAAGTTGAAACTACAACAATTAGacatcctaaaatatttatcctGTGCAAGTCCTTGGACTTTGCAGAGATGTTTCATTCAATCCTCACACCAACCTCATGAGGTAGCTACAAGAATATAATACTTTCTATAGAGgagcaaacaaagaaaagttGAGTAACTTTCCCTAGGTCACACAACTAGAATATAGTAATGTTAGGACTCATCTCAGGCTTTAGAGTCTGAAGCCTTATCCACTTAGATTACTGCCTATtcaaaacaagtgaaaaaaaaataatttttttaaaaataaagcatcttTACTTATCACTTAGAAGACAAGGTAACCAATGTGTGTCACCACGTGCCCAAAGTATTCAACTGTCTTCACCAGTTCTTCACCTAGTTTCTCCAGTAAATGCCAAGTGTTAGTAGCCGAGGAGTAAGACAGGTACCTTGATAATGCTTGAACAAACTGTCTATTGGATCTGGGGAAGGTGGGTTGTTGGGAAACAAGAAGATGGTGATCAGTTTTCAGTTGTGATGAGATTCTTCAGAACAAGTCACTGATGCAGATTTCCCTTATTAGCCTGAACCAAAGCCAAAATCTGAGGGTCATTCTATGTAAAAGAATGTGAAAACTCCACTCCTGGATGAGCCTAAATTATGTAGATTAGGGGACCTTTCTCAAGTAGAGTGATTTCTAGAATTGTGGACTATTCTAAAGACCAAGGGCTCTGTTAAAGAGGTATGGACATTGGCCACAGCTCGTTGGACACTGCAAAGCTTTTCTAATTAATGTATCTTATATTTAAGAAGTCTGAGAGGTCTTACATGCCTGAAAGAATGTACAAGTTAGGAGAAGATTCTGCTCATAGAGATAAGAAAGCATGACACCAGAAAACTCTAGGCTCACTCACATACAGCAGGGACCTCAAAATGCCAGTCACCCATCCACCTGTCATTAACTTTTTACAACTTTCAAGATTAAATACAAAGCCGTTAAGACATGGTTTCTCTCTCCAATGCCATCTTCTACCATTGACCCACATTTAGTCTTCTCTTGACTTAGAGATTATGAGCTATACAATTTGATGAATCAAATGTTGCCCACAACATTTATGAGCTTGTGCTGATGAAATAACCTGTCCATGTTCAGTCAACTCCTACTCATCTTTTAAATTTAGCACAAGCAACATCCTAAACATCCTAAATCCTCTGTGCAATGTAGAATTATTTCTACATGCCGCCTTATACATATTGATCTCTATATGCTCCTTAATTTGTGAGTTTATCCTACCACGGATAAACTCTTGCCTGGCTCTGTATATCCATTTCTCATAAAGTGCTGGGAACTCTCATGTTAATTAAATGGCTGATAAATAAATAGTAGAGAGACACAAAGCTGAATTTATGGATCTGGATGCACATGTGATGATAGCTTATTTATATAAAACTTACTACAGGATAGGCTCTGtgataaatactttaaaacttaTTTAATGCTCAACTCCCCCGACCCTTCTCAACACACACATGGACAAAAGAAGTATTTACcattggaggagtcaagatggcggagaagtagcaggctgagactacatcaggtagcaggagatcagctcgatagcttatctaaacattgcaaacacctacaaatccaacgggagatcgaagagaagaagaacagcaattctagaaacagaaaatcaaccactttctgaaaggtaggactgggagagaagtgaatctaaaacgacgggaagatagaccgtggggggaggggccggctcccggcaagcggcggagcaacggagcacaaaatcaggactttaaaagtctgttccacggagggacattgctctagaggctaaactggggtgaagcccacgcagggtcagcgtggccccaggtcccgcagggtcacagaaggatcgggggtgtcggagtgtcgcagagctcgcaattattagaacagagaagccggctatagagacagagccgaggactgaactctcagctcggggttaccttgaaccggtcgcgggctgggtgagctcggagcgtggctagaggctggggatatgggagtgattgggtgctgtcctctgggggcgcactgaggagtggggccccaggctctcagctcctccaggccggagactaggaggccgccattttcattcctgtcctccagaactctacagaaagcgttcagggaacagaagctcccaaaagcgaacccgagccgattacttagtccggcccccggtaagggcggtgcaatcccgcctcgggcaaagacacttgaaagtcactacaacaggcccctcccccagaagatcaacaaaatatccagccaggacaaagttcatctatcaaggaaagcaggttcaattcctaagacagcagcggaattccagaggaagagaaagcaaagcacagaactcatgactttctccccatgattctttagtcttgcggttaattcaaatttttttttcttttttcaattttttttctttcttttttcttcttctgctaaattttttaaaaacttttacccttttcttttttaacgttttttgactagtttatctaaatatatatattttttctttcttttttatattttttctttatttgttttattttttaaatttttttctttttttttctgaacctctttttatcccctttctcccccccacaatttggggtctcttctgatttggttacagcgcatttttctggggtctttgccacccttttagtattttatttgatccttcatatcctcttatctggacaaaatgacaaggcggaaaaaatcaccacaaacaaaagaacaagaggcagtaccgaaggctagggacctaatcaacacagacattggtaatatgtcagatcaagagttcagaatgacgattctgaacgttctagccaggctcgaaaaaggcatggaagatattagagaaaccctctctggagatataaaagccctttctggagaaattaaagaactaaaatctaaccaagttgaaatcaaaaaagctattaatgaggtacaataaaaaatggaggctctcactgctaggataaatgaggcagaagaaagaattagtgatatagaagaccaaatgacagagaataaagaagccaagcaaaagagggacaaacagctactggaccacgagggtagaattcgagagataagtgataccataagacgaaacaacattagaataattgggattccagaagaagaagaaagagagaggggagcagaaggtctattggagagaattattggtaagaatttccctaatatggcaaaaggaacaagcatcaaaatccaggagatgcagagaacccccctgaacgtcaacaagaataggtccacaccccgtcacctaatagtaaaattgacaagtcttagtgacaaagagaaaatcttgaaagcagcccgggaaaagaagtctgtaacatacaatggtaaaaatattagattggcagcagacttatccacagagacctggcaggccagaaagagctggcatgatatattcagagcactcaacgagaaaaacatgcagccaagaatactctatccagctaggctatcattgaaaatagaaggagagataaaaagcttccaggacaaacaaaaactgaatgaatttgcaaacaccaaaccagctctacaggaaatattgaaaggggtcctctaagcaaagagagagcctaaaagtagtagatcagaaaggtacagagacaatatacagtaacagtcatcatacaggctaataatggcactaaattcatctctctcaatagttaccctgaatgttaatgggctaaatgccccaatcaaaagacacagggtatcagaatggataaaaaaaataaaacccatcagtatgttgcctacaagaaactcattttagatgcaaagatacctccagatttaaagtgagggggtggaaaacaatttcccatgctaatgggcatcagaagaaagctggggtggcaatccttacatcagatcaattagattttaagccaaagactataataagagatgaggaaggacactatatcctactcaaagggtctatccaacaagaagatctaacaattttaaatatctatgcccctaacgtgggagcagccaactatatcaaccaattaataacaacatcaaagaaacacatcaataataatacaataatagtaggggacttgaacactcccctcactgaaatggacagatcatccaagcaaaagatcaacaaggaaataaaggtcttaaatgacacactggaccagatggacatcacagatatattcagagcatttcatcccaaagcaacagaatacacattcttctctagtgcacatggaaccttctccagaatagatcacatcctgggtcacaaatcaggtatcaaccggtatcaaaagattgggatcattccctgcatattttcagaccacaattctctgaagctagaactcaatcacaagaggaaagctggaaagaacccaaatacatggagactaaacagcatccttctaaagaatgaatgggtcaaccaggaaattaaagaagaattgaaaaaattcatggaaacaaatgataatgaaaacacaacggatcaaaatctgtgggacacagcaaaggcagtcctgagaggaaaatatatagcggtacaagcctttctcaagaaacaagaaaggtctcaagtacacaacctaaccctacacgtaaaggagctggagaaagaacaagaaagaaaccctaaacccaggaggagaagataaatcataaagatcagagcagaaatcaatgaaatagaaaccaaaaaaaaaaaaaaaaaaaaaaagaaaaaatcaatgaaactagcagctggttctttgaaagaatcaataagattgataaacccctggccagactcatcaaaaagaaaagagaaaggacccaaataagtaaaatcatgagagaaagaggagagatcataactaacatcaaagaaatacagacaattataagaacaaactatgagcaatgctacgccaacaaatttgacaatctggaagaaatagatgcattcctagagacatataaactaccacaactgaaccaggaagaaatagaaaacctgaacaggcccataaccagtaaggagattgaaacagtcatcaaaaatctccaaacaaacaaaagcccagggccaggcggcttcccaggggaattctaccaaacattaaagaagaactaattcctattctcctgaaactgttccaaaaaatagaaatggaaggaaaacttccaaactcatttatgaggccagcatcaccttgatcccaaaaccagacaaggatcccaccaaaaaagagaactacagaccaatatccttgatgaacacagatgaaaaaattctcaccaaaatactagccaataggattcgacagtacattaaaaggattattcaccacgatcaagtgggatttattccagggctgcaaggttggttcaacatccgcaaatcaatcaatgtgatagaacacattaataaaagaaagaacaagaaccatatgatactcaatagatgctgaaaaagtatttgacaaagtacagcatcccttcctgatcaaaactcttcaaagtgtagggatagagagcacatacctcaatattatcaaagccatctatgaaaaacccaccgcaaatatcattctcaatggagaaaaactgaaagcttttccgctaaggtcaggaacacggcaggggtgtccattatcaccactgctattcaacatagtactagaagtcctagcctcagcaatccgacaacaaaaagaaattaaaggcatccaaatcggcaaagaagaagtcaaactatcactcttcgcagatgatatgatactatatgtggaaaccccaaaagactccactccaaaactgctagaacttgtacaggaattcagtaaagtgtcatgatataaaatcaatgcacagaaatcagttgcatttctgtacaccaacaacaagacagaagaaagagaaattaaggagtcaatcccatttacaattgcacccaaaactataagatacctaggaataaacctaaccaaagaggctaagaatctatatgcagataattataaagtactcatgaaagaaattgaggaagacacaaagaaatggaaaaatgttccatgctcctggattagaagaataaatattgtgaaatgtctatgctacctaaagcaatctacacatttaatgcaatccctatcaaaataccatccatttttttcaaagaaatggaacaaataatcctaaaatttatatggaaccagaaaagacctcgaatagccaaaggaatattgaaaaagaaagccaaagtgggtggcatcacaattccggacttcaagctctattacaaagccgtcatcatcaagacagcatggtactggcacaaaaacagacacatagatcagtggaacagaatagagagcccagagatagaccctcaactctatggtcaactaatcttcgacaaagcaggaaagaatgtccaatggaaaaaagacagcctcttcaataaatggtgctgggaaaattggatagccacatgcagaaaaatgaaattggaccacttccttacaccacacacgaaaatagactccaaatggatgaaggacctcaatgtgagaaaggaatccatcaaaatccttgaggagaatgcagacagcaacctcttcgacctcagccgcagcaacatcttcctaggaacatcgccaaaggcaagggaagcaagggcaaaaatgaactattgggatttcatcaagatcaaaagcttttgcacagcaaaggaaacagttaacaaaaccaaaagacaactgacacaatgggagaagatatttgcaaacgacatatcagataaagggctagtatccaaaatctataaggaacttagcaaactcaacacccaaagaacaaacaatccaatcaagaaatgggcagaggacatgaacagacatttctgcaaagaagacattcagatggccaacagacacatgaaaaagtgctccatgtcactcggcatcagggaaatacaaatcaaaaccacaatgagatatcacctcacaccggtcagattggctaaaattaacaagtcaggaaatgagagatgctggcgagcatgcggagaaaggggaaccctcctacactgttggtgggaaagcaagctggtgcaaccactctggaaaacagcatggaggttcctcaaaatgctgaaaatagaactccgacccagcaattgcactactgggtatttatcctaaagatacaaacgcagcgatccgaaggggcacgtgcacctgaatgtttatagcagcaatgtctacaatagccaaactatggaaagaacgtagatgtccatcaacagatgaatggataaagaagatgtggtatatatacacaatggaatactatgcagccatcaaaagaaatgaaatcttgccatttgcgacgacgtggatggaactagagggtatcatgcttagtgaaataagtcaatcggagaaagacaactatcatatgatctccctgatatgaggatgtggagatgcaacatggggggttagggggataggagaagaataaatgaaacaagatgagattgggagggagacaaaccataaatgactcttaattttacaaaacaaactgggggttgctggggggaggtggggttgggagagggggagggggttatggacattggggagggtatgtgctatcatgagtgctgtgaagtgtgtaaacctggcgattcacagacctgtacccctggggataaaaatacattatatgtttataaaaaaaaaaaaattggaaggggaggcgaaccatgagagactatggactctgaaaaacaacctgagggttttgaaggggcgggggtgggaggttggggaacaggtggtgggtaatagggagggcacgtattgcatggagcactgggtgttttgcaaacacaatgaatactgttacgctgaaaaaataaataaatttaaaaaaaatcttaaaaaaaaaagaagtatttaccATTTTGTCACTGTAGACATAACAAAACTAACACAGAGAGGTTAGATGCATTGTATAAGGTAAAAAGAACAGGTAGGATTTGAACCCTCTCACTGCGGAGTCCCTGTTCGTAGACCATAATACCCAACTGTGTGGAATTAGAGTCCAGGATGATAAaggcataccttggagatattgTGGGTTTGGTTCAAGACCACTGCAATGAAGCAAGTCaaatgaactttttatttttccagtacAGATGAAAGTTATTTTTGCACTATATTGTAGTCTATTAAGTGGGCAATAATAGCATTTCATCTAAAAACACAGTGTACATACCTTAAATAAAAACACTTCACTGCCAAAAAATGCTAACGAACAACTCAGCTTTCAGCAAGGCATTacctttttgctggtggagggtctttgCCTagatgttgatggctgctgactgatgagcatggtggttgctgaaggttgggtggtttggcaatttcttaaaataagacaacggTGAAATTAGTTGCATCGACGGGCTCGTCCTTTTGCAAAAGGGTTTCCCTGCAGCATGTggtgtttgatagcattttacccacaggaGAACTTCTTTCAAAGCTGGAGTCAGTGCTCTCAAACCTCATGGCTGCTCTACCAACgaagtttatgtaatattctgaatcctttgttgtcatttcaacaatcttcacagcatcctCACCAGGAGAGGATTCCATCCCCAGAaatcactttctttgctcatccataagaaggcACTCCTCATCCATCAAGTTTTATCGTGAGACTGCATCAATTCAGTCCCATCTTTGGGCTCCACATCTAGTTCTAGTGCTCCTGCTATTTCTACATCTGTAGTTACTTCCCCCACTGATGTGCTGAACCCCTCAGAGTCTTCCAAGAGGGCTGGAATTGACTTCATCCAAACTCCTGTGAAAGTTGGTATTTTGATGTCTCCCCCAAATCacaatgttcttaatggcatgtAGCGTGGGGcacctttccagaaggttttcaatttacaCTGCCGAGATTCATCAGAGAAATCACTATTTATGGCAGTGGCAGCCTTGTGAAAGGTATTTCTTAAACAAGaagacttgaaagttgaaattactccttgatcTACAGACTGCAGGATGGATGCTGTGTTAGTAGCCATGAAAACAACATCCATCTTGTTGTACATTTCcgtcagagctcttgggtgaccaggagCACTGTCAGCGAGCAGTCATGTTTTGAAAGGAATCTCTTCTTCTGAGCactaggtctcaacagtgggcttaaagtattcagtaaaccatgttgtaaacagatgtgctgccaaccaggctttgttgttccatttagaGAGCACAGGTAGAGCAGATTTAGCATAATGCTGAAGGGctctaggattttcagaatggcaGGTGAGCgctggcttcaacttaaagtcacccACTACATTGGCTCCTAACCAGAGAGTCcacctgtcctttgaagctttgaagccaggcactgaTTTCTCCTCTCCAGCTATGAAAGTGCTAGGTGGCATCGTCCTCCAAAAGAAGGCTGTTTCGTGTACGTTGCAAATCTACTGTTCAGGGCAGCCACCTTCCTTAATTATCTTAGCTCCATCTTCTGGAGGAGTTGCTGCAGCTTCCACATCAGTTGTTGCTGCTCCACCTTGAGCTTCCATGTTACGGAGATGGCCTTCTGCCTTAAACCTaatgaaccaacctctgctagcttccCACTTTTCTTCTGCCGCTTCCTCACCTCCCTCAGTCTTCACAGTATTGAAGACAGTTAGTCTTGCTGTGGCTTTGACTTCAGGGAACATTGTGGCTGGTGTGATCTATCCAGAGCACTAAAACGTTCTCCATATCATTCACGCGTTCAGTGgagtagcactttttttttttaagattttatttatttatttgacacagagagagcataagtaggcagagagcaggcagagagagaaaggaggaagcaggctccccgcggagcagagagtctgatgtggggctcgatcccaggaccctgagatcatgacctgagccgaaggcagtggcttaatccactgagccacccaggcgcccctggagtagcacttttaatttccttcaagaacttttccattGCATTCACAACGTGGCCAACAGTTTGGCGCAAGAGGCCTAACTTCTGGCTTACCTTGGCTTTCAACATGCCTCCTTAACTATGCTTAATCATTCTAAGTTTCTGAGAGATGgcaactcttcctttcacttgaacacctGGAGGCCATTGCAGGGTTATTAGTTGGTCCAATTTCAATATCATCGTGTCGCAGGGAATAGGGAGGCTTGAGGAGACGGGGAATGATGGGAGAATGGCCATGGATGGCACAATCAGAACCCATACATTTATCAGTTAAGTTAGCCACTTTATATGGGTGCTGTTTAtggtgccccaaaacaattatAATAGTTAACATCAAAGACCTCTGACCACAGATGACcacaacaaatataataatgaaaaactgtATTACCAAAATATGTCAGAGGAACATGAAATAAGCATATGCTGTTAGAAAAATGGCATCAATATACTTGACAATAGGTTGCCACAAATCATCAAGTTGTAATTTCACATTATCTGCTAAGTATAATACAGTGAAATATAACAAAATGAGGTACACATGTACTGGAGAGCAATTTTTGGAGGAAAGTGAAGAATTGCAAGGCCCTGAAAGATGTTATGTTCTTAAAACATACCTATTATAGAAtatctattttcctttctctaagagcttttttttaaaaaaaatactatggcCAGTGTAAgtagaaaatcatttttaaaaactggtaagGAGGAATACCTATGAAAGAAGTTCaggttcaaagaaatggaacaggcCAAAGAGAAAAGTCAAGTCTTTCTTGTCACAGACTGCTTTTTACATACTATAATATCCAtaatgaatttcattaatttacttttataaaaagtgAAACTAGAATGCCATGT
This genomic interval carries:
- the LOC123951890 gene encoding dnaJ homolog subfamily C member 8-like, which encodes MAAPGESGASAGGGSTEEAFMTFYSEVKQMEKRDSVLTSKNQIERLTRPGSSYFNLNPFEVLQIDPEVTDEEIKKRFRQLSILVHPDKNQDDADRAQKAFEAVDKAYKLLLDQEQKKRALDVIQAGKEYVEHTVKERKKQLMKEGKPTNVEEDDPELFKQAVYKQTMKLSAELEIKRKEREAKEMHERKRQREEEIEAQEKAKREREWQKNFEESRHGRVDSWRNFQANTKGKKEKKYRTFLRPPKVKMEQRE